A portion of the Actinomycetes bacterium genome contains these proteins:
- a CDS encoding helix-turn-helix domain-containing protein produces MVDRFLTLADVADVLNISADQAYALVRSGELRAIKVGGRGQWRVGETDLEDYIQRMYAQTQESIAEEARKSQ; encoded by the coding sequence GTGGTCGATCGATTTCTGACGCTGGCGGATGTTGCGGATGTGCTCAACATCTCAGCGGACCAGGCCTATGCCCTAGTCCGCAGCGGTGAACTGCGAGCCATCAAGGTAGGAGGCCGTGGTCAATGGCGGGTTGGTGAAACTGACCTCGAGGACTACATCCAGCGGATGTATGCCCAAACCCAAGAAAGCATCGCTGAAGAGGCGCGCAAGTCGCAGTAG